One Silene latifolia isolate original U9 population chromosome 4, ASM4854445v1, whole genome shotgun sequence DNA segment encodes these proteins:
- the LOC141651060 gene encoding uncharacterized protein LOC141651060, producing the protein MKAVEIQENKWKLVMISGFHNHALTFYCDDDRYFAKFDEEELTYIDAQVRAHVRPAIISAGLHQRNPEKSRPNRRQIYNRSQKVRAEERNGRNPAQPMLALAVQHKYVHYWVTDQETEELNHVFMAHTEAVKLFRSYYYVVLIDSTYKTNLYRLPLVEMVGVTPVGKSFVIAYALLTHESENG; encoded by the coding sequence ATGAAAGCTGTTGAAATACAAGAGAATAAGTGGAAGCTTGTCATGATATCCGGGTTTCATAATCATGCTTTAACGTTCTATTGTGACGACGATAGATACTTTGCAAAGTTTGATGAAGAGGAGTTGACTTATATCGACGCCCAAGTTAGAGCTCACGTAAGACCGGCTATTATTAGTGCGGGTTTGCATCAGCGGAATCCGGAAAAGTCAAGACCTAATCGGCGACAAATCTACAATCGTTCTCAGAAAGTAAGGGCCGAGGAAAGAAATGGGAGGAACCCGGCACAACCGATGTTAGCACTTGCGGTTCAGCATAAGTACGTTCATTATTGGGTCACTGATCAGGAGACCGAAGAGCTAAACCACGTGTTCATGGCTCATACAGAAGCCGTTAAGTTGTTTCGATCATACTATTATGTGGTCCTAATCGATTCCACGTACAAGACAAACTTataccgtcttccgcttgttgaGATGGTTGGAGTCACACCCGTTGGGAAGAGCTTTGTGATCGCGTATGCTCTTCTGACGCATGAGTCCGAGAATGGATAG
- the LOC141651061 gene encoding uncharacterized protein LOC141651061 → MAGASLPGSSYDIKIDVPELTGDNFKVWKERVLLHLGFTRFDYAIQHDEPAKIKETSTPDEVDHREKWEKSNYICTMFIKTKLCASIRGSVEQHTKVRDLLKAIDEQFETSDKALASTLIMKFTSLKLNATNGVRDFIMRMRDIAAQLKVLEVTMSNSFLVHFILCSLPAQYAPFKISYNTHKDKWSLNELMTMCVQEEGRLLFEEGEKVNLTTSTNKESSSTKKGHHKDKGKGKMSVEPTIKKESSCSSVKRRDI, encoded by the exons ATGGCTGGAG CAAGTTTACCTGGAAGTTCCTATGATATCAAAATAGACGTTCCTGAATTAACTGGTGATAATTTTAAGGTGTGGAAGGAAAGAGTTCTATTGCATTTAGGATTCACGCGTTTCGATTATGCTATACAACATGATGAACCGGCTAAGATAAAGGAAACTAGCACACCAGATGAAGTAGACCATCGTGAAAAGTGGGAGAAATCAAACTATATTTGCACGATGTTCATAAAGACAAAACTGTGTGCTAGTATCCGAGGTTCCGTCGAGCAGCATACTAAAGTTCGAGACCTTCTTAAAGCAATAGATGAACAGTTCGAAACTTCTGATAAGGCTTTGGCAAGCACCTTAATTATGAAATTTACTTCTTTGAAGCTCAATGCCACTAATGGAGTGCGTGATTTCATCATGCGCATGAGGGATATTGCAGCCCAACTTAAGGTATTGGAAGTTACTATGTCTAACTCTTTCCTGGTACATTTCATTTTGTGTTCTCTCCCAGCACAATATGCCCCATTTAAGATCTCTTACAACACACATAAGGACAAATGGTCTCTTAATGAATTAATGACCATGTGTGTTCAAGAGGAGGGGAGATTGTTGTTCGAGGAGGGCGAAAAGGTGAACCTAACCACTAGTACTAATAAAGAATCATCTAGTACTAAGAAGGGTCACCATAAGGATAAGGGAAAGGGTAAGATGTCTGTTGAGCCGACCATTAAGAAGGAGTCTTCATGTTCTTCTGTAAAAAGAAGGGACATATGA